A single Xiphias gladius isolate SHS-SW01 ecotype Sanya breed wild chromosome 22, ASM1685928v1, whole genome shotgun sequence DNA region contains:
- the id4 gene encoding DNA-binding protein inhibitor ID-4: MKAVTPVRPQDSSSTGSQLSLHYLSKQSLNIARCRMEEEDLFCLQYDMNDCYSRLKRLVPTIPQDKKVSKVEILQHVIDYILDLQLALETHPSLHKQQPQRSGTCPPPASNPGRTPLTVLNTDHHQRTSIVKKPEDSILCR, from the exons ATGAAGGCTGTTACTCCAGTCCGCCCCCAGGACTCCTCCTCCACCGGCAGCCAGCTCTCCCTGCACTATCTGTCGAAGCAGAGCCTCAACATCGCCCGGTGCAGGATGGAAGAGGAGGACCTGTTCTGCCTGCAGTACGACATGAACGACTGCTACAGCCGACTGAAGCGCCTGGTGCCCACCATTCCACAGGATAAGAAAGTCAGCAAAGTGGAGATCCTCCAGCATGTCATAGACTACATCCTGGACTTGCAGCTGGCCCTGGAGACGCACCCTTCTCTCCACAAACAACAGCCACAGCGGAGCGGGACCTGCCCTCCTCCAGCCTCCAACCCCGGCCGGACACCGCTGACGGTGCTCAACACTGACCACCACCAG aggACGTCAATAGTCAAAAAGCCGGAGGACTCGATTTTATGCCGCTGA